The following are encoded in a window of Oncorhynchus keta strain PuntledgeMale-10-30-2019 chromosome 10, Oket_V2, whole genome shotgun sequence genomic DNA:
- the LOC118389141 gene encoding mitochondrial import receptor subunit TOM20 homolog, with protein MMGGKSSTIAAGVCGALFVGYCIYFDRKRRSDPNFKNRLRERRRNQAAAKQGTGLSKLPDLKDAEAVQKFFLEEIQLGEELLAQGDYENGVEHLTNAIAVCGQPQQLLQVLQQTLPPPVFQMLLTKLPTISQRIVSAQGSLNEDDLE; from the exons ATGATGGGCGGTAAATCGAGCACGATAGCCGCCGGTGTTTGCGGGGCTCTGTTCGTCGGCTACTGCATCTACTTCGACAGGAAAAGACGGAGTGACCCCAACTTCAAGAACAGGCTGCGAGAAC GGAGGAGAAATCAGGCAGCTGCAAAACAAGGGACAGGACTGTCGAAG CTCCCAGACCTGAAGGATGCAGAGGCGGTCCAGAAGTTCTTTCTGGAGGAGATTCAGCTGGGAGAGGAGCTGTTGGCTCAGG GTGACTACGAGAACGGCGTGGAGCATCTGACCAACGCCATCGCCGTGTGCGGCCAGCCCCAGCAGCTTCTCCAGGTGCTGCAGCAGACCCTCCCGCCACCTGTCTTCCAGATGCTACTCACCAAACTGCCCACCATCAGCCAG CGTATTGTGAGCGCACAAGGTAGCTTGAATGAAGACGACTTAGAATGA